A region of Neovison vison isolate M4711 chromosome 7, ASM_NN_V1, whole genome shotgun sequence DNA encodes the following proteins:
- the LOC122911242 gene encoding programmed cell death protein 5-like, whose product MAEEELEALRKQRLAELQAKHGDPGDAAQQEAKHREAEMRNSILAQVLDQSARAHLSNLALVKPEKTKAVENYLIQMARYGQLSGKVSEQGLIEILEKVSQQTEKKTTVKFNRRKVMDSDEEDDY is encoded by the coding sequence ATGGCGGAGGAGGAACTGGAGGCGCTGAGGAAGCAAAGGTTGGCCGAACTGCAGGCGAAGCATGGGGATCCTGGCGATGCAGCACAACAGGAAGCAAAGCACAGGGAAGCAGAAATGAGAAACAGTATCTTAGCCCAAGTCCTGGATCAGTCAGCCCGGGCCCATTTAAGTAACTTAGCGCTTGTAAAGCCCGAAAAAACTAAAGCAGTAGAGAATTACCTCATACAGATGGCAAGATATGGACAACTAAGTGGGAAGGTATCAGAACAAGGTTTAATAGAAATCCTTGAAAAAGTAAgccaacaaacagaaaagaaaaccacagttaAATTCAACAGAAGAAAAGTCATGGACTCTGATGAAGAGGACGATTATTGA